One window of the Falco biarmicus isolate bFalBia1 chromosome 2, bFalBia1.pri, whole genome shotgun sequence genome contains the following:
- the METTL21C gene encoding protein-lysine methyltransferase METTL21C codes for MISAQQPPFPNKIQEVMDCQTEEENCEEQYDSENCTCSSKCASSTAESNSDSPVILKILQNWVPRVSHYFDKEHYTYVGHQIVIQESIEHFGAVVWPGALALSQYLESNQEQFNLKDKKVLEIGAGTGLVSIVACILGAYVTATDLPEVLENLSYNISRNTQNMNMHKPEVRKLVWGEGLNEDFPASTYHYDFLLASDVVYHHTALDPLLATMVYFCKPGTVLLWANKFRFSTDYEFLEKICSIFNTTILAEFPESNVKLLKATVREN; via the exons ATGATCTCTGCACAGCAGCCACCATTCCCCAACAAAATTCAAGAAGTAATGGACTGCCAgactgaggaagaaaactgtgaagAGCAGTATGACTCCGAAAACTGCACTTGCAGCTCAAAGTGTGCATCATCAACAGCAGAATCCAACTCAG ATTCACCAGTAATTCTTAAAATACTACAGAACTGGGTTCCTAGAGTTTCACACTACTTTGATAAAGAGCACTACACGTATGTTGGCCACCAGATCGTCATTCAGGAGTCCATAGAACACTTTGGAGCCGTGGTATGGCCGGGG GCACTGGCTTTATCTCAATATCTGGAATCAAATCAAGAACAATTCAACctcaaagacaaaaaagttTTGGAAATTGGCGCTGGAACAGGCTTGGTTTCCATTGTGGCCTGTATCTTAG gAGCTTACGTTACAGCTACTGATTTGCCTGAAGTTCTTGAAAATCTCTCATATaatatttcaagaaatacacaaaacatGAATATGCACAAACCTGAAGTAAGAAAACTGGTATGGGGAGAAGGCCTCAATGAAGACTTTCCTGCATCAACTTACCATTATGATTTCCTACTGGCAAGTGATGTTGTATACCATCATACTGCTTTGGACCCCCTGCTAGCAACAATGGTGTATTTTTGTAAGCCAGGAACAGTATTACTATGGGCAAATAAATTCAGATTCAGTACAGACTATGAGTTTTTGGAAAAAATTTGCAGTATATTTAACACAACCATTCTAGCAGAATTTCCAGAATCAAATGTCAAGCTCCTTAAAGCCACAGTAAGAGagaattaa